Proteins from a single region of Deltaproteobacteria bacterium:
- a CDS encoding ATPase, with protein sequence MTTGLIAVGAGLAIGLAALATGWAQARIGAAAVGALLEKPESLGTMIILLVIPETLIIFGFTIAILILTTLK encoded by the coding sequence ATGACAACGGGGTTGATCGCGGTGGGGGCAGGTCTGGCGATCGGGTTGGCCGCACTGGCAACCGGCTGGGCCCAGGCACGGATCGGGGCGGCGGCGGTGGGCGCCCTCCTCGAAAAACCGGAATCGCTCGGGACGATGATCATCCTGCTGGTGATCCCGGAGACGCTCATCATCTTCGGGTTCACCATCGCCATCCTCATCCTCACGACGCTGAAGTGA
- a CDS encoding V-type ATP synthase subunit E family protein, with protein MGYEELVRHLIRTAETRRDEILARAREEAAKITEDARRKSETVERDVRDATGREAERARDRSMNRARQETNEVRLQARAAVADAVLARVEERLPLLLGEARYPAVAERLYREILPELPAGNVILHADGVTRAALERSASDARIRFGPLPETEIGGVEASDEDGTFLVRNTLRSRFVKARPVLLVELSRRLPGPDE; from the coding sequence GTGGGGTACGAAGAGCTGGTCCGGCACCTGATCCGGACGGCGGAGACGCGGAGGGACGAGATCCTGGCCCGGGCCCGCGAAGAGGCCGCGAAGATCACGGAAGACGCCCGGCGGAAGTCCGAAACCGTCGAGCGGGACGTCCGGGACGCCACGGGCAGGGAGGCAGAGCGGGCACGGGACCGAAGCATGAACCGCGCCCGGCAGGAAACGAACGAGGTGCGGCTGCAGGCGCGCGCCGCGGTTGCGGACGCGGTGCTGGCCCGGGTGGAAGAACGCCTGCCGCTCCTCCTCGGCGAAGCGCGCTACCCTGCCGTCGCGGAGCGGCTGTACCGGGAGATCCTCCCGGAGCTCCCGGCGGGGAACGTCATCCTGCACGCGGACGGGGTCACCCGCGCCGCGCTCGAACGATCGGCCTCCGACGCGCGCATCCGCTTCGGGCCGTTGCCGGAAACGGAGATCGGGGGGGTGGAGGCGTCGGACGAAGACGGCACGTTCCTCGTACGGAACACGCTCCGGTCCCGGTTCGTGAAAGCCCGGCCCGTGTTGTTGGTCGAACTATCGAGGAGGCTACCCGGACCCGATGAGTGA